The Bos indicus isolate NIAB-ARS_2022 breed Sahiwal x Tharparkar chromosome 28, NIAB-ARS_B.indTharparkar_mat_pri_1.0, whole genome shotgun sequence genome has a window encoding:
- the ZSWIM8 gene encoding zinc finger SWIM domain-containing protein 8 isoform X3: MELMFAEWEDGERFSFEDSDRFEEDSLCSFISEAESLCQNWRGWRKQSAGPNSPTGGGGGGGSGGTRMRDGLVIPLVELSAKQVAFHIPFEVVEKVYPPVPEQLQLRIAFWSFPENEEDIRLYSCLANGSADEFQRGDQLFRMRAVKDPLQIGFHLSATVVPPQMVPPKGAYNVAVMFDRCRVTSCSCTCGAGAKWCTHVVALCLFRIHNASAVCLRAPVSESLSRLQRDQLQKFAQYLISELPQQILPTAQRLLDELLSSQSTAINTVCGAPDPTAGPSASDQSTWYLDESTLTDNIKKTLHKFCGPSPVVFSDVNSMYLSSTEPPAAAEWACLLRPLRGREPEGVWNLLSIVREMFKRRDSNAAPLLEILTDQCLTYEQITGWWYSVRTSASHSSASGHTGRSNGQSEVAAHACASMCDEMVTLWRLAVLDPALSPQRRRELCVQLRQWQLKVIENVKRGQHKKTLERLFPGFRPAVEACYFNWEEAYPLPGVTYSATDRKLALCWARALPPRPGASRNGGLEESRERPRPLPAEPAVRPKEPGAKRKGLGEGVPASQRGPRRLSAEGGDKALHKMGPGGGKAKTLGGAGCGGKGSVGSGSKRRLSSEDSSLEPDLAEMSLDDSSLALGAEASTFGGFPESPPPCPHPGGSRGPSTFLPEPPDTYEEDGGVYFSEGPEPPTASAGPPGLLPRELCTRDDLPSTDESGNGLPKTKEAAPVVGEEDDDYQAYYLNAQDGAGGEEEKAEGGAGEEHDLFAGLKPLEQESRMEILFACAEALHAHGYSSEASRLTVELAQDLLANPPDLKVEPPPAKGKKNKVSTSRQTWVATNTLTKAAFLLTVLSERPEHHNLAFRVGMFALELQRPPASTKALEVKLAYQESEVATLLKKIPLGPSEMSTVRCRAEELREGTLCDYRPVLPLMLASFIFDVLCAPVVSPTGSRPPSRNWNNEMPGDEELGFEAAVAALGMKTTVSEAEHPLLCEGTRREKGDLALALMITYKDDQARLKKILDKLLDRESQTHKPQTLSSFYSSSRPATASQRSPSKHGGPSAPGALQPLTSGSAGPAQPGSVAGAGPGPTEGFTEKNVPESSPHSPCEGLPPEAALTPRPEGKVPSRLALGSRGGYNGRGWGSPGRPKKKHTGMASIDSSAPETTSDSSPTLSRRPLRGGWAPTSWGRGQDSDSISSSSSDSLGSSSSSGSRRASASGGARAKTVEVGRYKGRRPESHAPHVPNQPSEAAAHFYFELAKTVLIKAGGNSSTSIFTHPSSSGGHQGPHRNLHLCAFEIGLYALGLHNFVSPNWLSRTYSSHVSWITGQAMEIGSAALTILVECWDGHLTPPEVASLADRASRARDSNMVRAAAELALSCLPHAHALNPNEIQRALVQCKEQDNLMLEKACMAVEEAAKGGGVYPEVLFEVAHQWFWLYEQTAGGSSTAREGATSCSASGIRAAGEAGRGLPEGRGGPGTEPVTVAAAAVTAATVVPVISVGSSLYPGPGLGHGHSPGLHPYTALQPHLPCSPQYLTHPAHPAHPMPHMPRPAVFPVASSAYPQGVHPAFLGAQYPYSVTPPSLAATAVSFPVPSMAPITVHPYHTEPGLPLPTSVACELWGQGTVSSVHPASTFPAIQGASLPALTTQPSPLVSGGFPPPEEETHSQPVNPHSLHHLHAAYRVGMLALEMLGRRAHNDHPNNFSRSPPYTDDVKWLLGLAAKLGVNYVHQFCVGAAKGVLSPFVLQEIVMETLQRLSPAHAHNHLRAPAFHQLVQRCQQAYMQYIHHRLIHLTPADYDDFVNAIRSARSAFCLTPMGMMQFNDILQNLKRSKQTKELWQRVSLEMTTFSP, translated from the exons ATGGAGCTGATGTTCGCCGAGTGGGAGGACGGAGAGCGCTTCTCTTTCGAGGATTCGGACCGCTTTGAGGAGGATTCGCTCTGTTCCTTCATCTCTGAGGCTGAGAGCCTCTGCCAGAACTGGCGGGGATGGCGCAAACAGTCAGCGGGGCCCAATTCCCCCACTGGCGGCGGTGGCGGAGGTGGCAGTGGCGGTACCAGAATGCGAG ATGGACTGGTGATCCCACTGGTGGAGCTGTCAGCAAAGCAGGTGGCATTTCATATCCCATTTGAAGTGGTGGAGAAAGTTTACCCCCCAGTGCCTGAGCAGCTACAACTGCGCATTGCTTTTTGGAGCTTCCCTGAAAATGAAGAGGATATTCG ACTCTATTCCTGCCTGGCCAACGGCAGTGCAGATGAGTTCCAGCGAGGGGATCAGCTGTTCCGCATGAGGGCTGTGAAGGACCCTCTGCAGATAG GGTTCCACCTGAGTGCTACAGTGGTGCCGCCTCAGATGGTCCCCCCCAAAGGAGCCTACAACGTGGCTGTGATGTTTGACCGCTGCCGAGTCACTTCCTGCAGCTGCACCTGTGGTGCTGGGGCCAAATGGTGCACCCATGTCGTGGCCCTCTGCCTCTTCCGCATCCACAAC GCTTCTGCAGTCTGCCTGCGGGCCCCCGTGTCAGAGTCCCTGTCTCGGCTGCAGAGGGACCAACTGCAAAAATTTGCTCAGTACCTCATCAGTGAGCTCCCACAGCAG ATCCTCCCCACAGCCCAACGTCTCCTGGATGAACTCCTCTCCTCCCAGTCAACAGCCATCAATACAGTGTGTGGAGCCCCGG ACCCCACAGCAGGGCCCTCCGCCTCCGATCAGAGTACGTGGTATTTGGACGAGTCGACGCTCACCGACAACATCAAGAAGACACTGCACAAGTTCTGCGGCCCCTCCCCTGTGGTGTTCAG TGATGTGAACTCCATGTATCTGTCTTCCACGGAGCCTCCGGCCGCCGCCGAATGGGCATGTCTGCTGCGCCCTCTGAGGGGCCGTGAGCCAGAGGGCGTCTGGAACTTGCTTAGCATCGTGCGGGAGATGTTCAAGCGAAGGGACAGTAATGCTGCCCCCTTGTTGGAAATCCTCACTGACCAGTGCCTCACCTATGAGCAG ATAACAGGCTGGTGGTACAGCGTGCGCACCTCAGCCTCTCACAGCAGCGCCAGTGGGCACACAGGCCGGAGCAATGGGCAGTCCGAGGTGGCGGCCCATGCCTGCGCCAGCATGTGTGATGAGATGGTCACGTTGTGGAGACTGGCCGTGCTGGACCCCGCACTCAGCCCCCAGCG CCGCCGGGAACTGTGTGTGCAGCTGCGCCAGTGGCAGCTGAAGGTGATTGAGAACGTGAAGCGGGGACAGCACAAGAAGACCCTGGAGCGGCTCTTCCCTGGCTTCCGGCCGGCGGTGGAGGCCTGCTACTTCAACTGGGAAGAGGCCTACCCACTGCCCGGTGTCACCTACAGCGCCACTGACCGGAAGCTGGCCCTGTGCTGGGCCCGAGCCCTGCCCCCTCGGCCAGGCGCCTCACGCAATGGGGGCCTGGAAGAATCCCGGGAGCGGCCCCGGCCTCTTCCTGCCGAGCCAGCTGTGCGGCCCAAGGAGCCGGGGGCCAAACGCAAGGGATTGGGTGAGGGTGTCCCTGCGTCACAGCGGGGTCCCCGCCGCCTCTCGGCTGAGGGGGGAGATAAGGCACTGCATAAGATGGGTCCAGGTGGGGGCAAAGCCAAAACGCTGGGTGGGGCTGGCTGTGGGGGCAAGGGCTCAGTGGGCAGCGGGAGCAAGCGCCGGCTGAGCAGTGAGGACAGCTCCCTGGAGCCGGATCTGGCTGAGATGAGCCTGGACGACAGCAGCCTGGCCCTGGGTGCAGAGGCCAGCACCTTCGGTGGATTCCCTGAGAGCCCGCCACCTTGCCCCCACCCTGGTGGCTCGCGAGGCCCTTCTACCTTCCTTCCTGAACCTCCAGATACTTACGAAGAAGATGGTGGCGTGTACTTCTCAGAAGGGCCTGAGCCTCCCACAGCCTCTGCTGGCCCCCCTGGCCTGTTGCCCAGGGAGCTCTGTACCCGGGACGACCTCCCTTCCACAGATGAGAGTGGCAATGGACTCCCTAAAACCAAAGAGGCAGCCCCTGTGGTTGGCGAGGAGGATGACGACTACCAGGCATACTATCTGAATGCCCAGGACGGGGCTGGGGGCGAGGAAGAGAAGGccgagggtggggctggggaggagcaCGACCTGTTTGCTGGACTGAAGCCGCTGGAGCAGGAGAGCCGCATGGAG ATATTGTTTGCCTGTGCTGAGGCCTTGCATGCGCATGGCTACAGCAGTGAGGCCTCCCGCCTCACCGTGGAACTTGCCCAGGACCTGCTAGCCAACCCACCTGACCTCAAGGTAGAGCCGCCCCCTGCCAAG GGCAAGAAGAATAAGGTATCTACAAGCCGCCAGACCTGGGTGGCTACGAACACACTGACCAAGGCAGCTTTCCTATTGACAGTGCTAAGTGAGCGTCCAGAGCACCACAACCTGGCCTTCCGAGTGGGCATGTTTGCCTTGGAGCTCCAGCGGCCCCCAGCTTCTACCAAGGCCTTGGAG GTGAAGCTGGCCTATCAGGAGTCTGAGGTGGCCACTCTGCTCAAGAAGATCCCTCTGGGTCCAAGTGAGATGAGTACGGTGCGCTGCCGGGCAGAGGAGCTTCGTGAGGGGACGCTCTGTGATTATCGGCCAGTTTTGCCTCTCATGTTGGCCAGTTTCATCTTTGATGTGCTCTGTGCTCCAG TGGTTTCTCCCACGGGTTCCCGACCCCCAAGTCGCAACTGGAACAACGAGATGCCCGGGGAtgaggagctgggatttgaagcaGCAGTTGCTGCCTTGG GCATGAAGACAACAGTAAGTGAGGCAGAGCACCCACTGCTGTGTGAAGGCACACGCCGGGAGAAGGGCGACCTTGCCCTGGCCCTGATGATCACTTACAAAGACGACCAGGCCAGACTCAAGAAG ATCTTAGACAAACTCTTGGACCGAGAGAGCCAGACGCATAAACCACAGACACTGAGTTCATTCTATTCATCCAGCCGCCCGGCCACAGCCAGCCAGAGGTCTCCTTCAAAGCATGGGGGCCCATCTGCCCCAGGGGCCCTGCAGCCTCTGACCTCAGGCTCTGCAGGGCCTGCTCAGCCAGGGAGTGTGGCAGGGGCTGGGCCAGGCCCCACTGAGGGCTTCACAGAGAAGAATGTGCCTG AGAGTTCCCCACATTCCCCCTGTGAGGGTCTTCCACCTGAAGCAGCTCTGACCCCAAGGCCAGAGGGGAAGGTCCCCAGCCGCCTGGCACTTGGCAGCCGTGGAGGCTACAACGGACGGGGCTGGGGCTCACCAGGGCGGCCTAAGAAGAAGCACACAG GCATGGCCAGCATTGACAGCAGTGCCCCTGAAACAACGTCGGATAGCTCCCCAACATTAAGCAGGAGGCCACTGAGAGGGGGCTGGGCCCCTACCTCCTGGGGTCGAGGACAGGACAGTGACAGCATCAGCAGCTCTTCCTCAGACTCCCTTGGCTCCTCGTCCTCCAGTGGAAGTCGCCGGGCCAGTGCCAGTGGAGGGGCCCGGGCGAAGACTGTTGAAGTTGGCAG GTACAAGGGCCGCCGTCCCGAGAGTCATGCCCCCCATGTACCCAATCAGCCGTCAGAGGCAGCTGCACACTTCTACTTCGAGCTGGCGAAGACAGTGCTGATCAAGGCAGGGGGCAACAGCAGCACTTCCATTTTCACACACCCATCTTCCTCAGGGGGCCACCAGGGTCCTCACCGCAACCTGCACCTTTGCGCCTTTGAGATCGGGCTTTATGCCCTTGGCCTGCACAACTTTGTTTCTCCCAACTGGCTCTCACGTACTTACTCTTCCCACGTTTCCTGGATTACAG GCCAGGCAATGGAGATTGGCAGTGCAGCCCTGACTATACTGGTAGAATGCTGGGATGGGCACCTGACGCCCCCTGAGGTTGCGTCCCTGGCTGACAGGGCATCACGGGCACGAGACTCCAACATGGTGAGGGCAGCGGCGGAACTCGCCCTAAGCTGCCTGCCTCATGCCCATGCGTTGAACCCCAATGAGATCCAGCGGGCCCTGGTGCAGTGCAAGGAGCAG GATAACCTGATGTTGGAGAAGGCCTGCATGGCAGTGGAAGAGGCGGCTAAGGGTGGGGGCGTATACCCCGAAGTGTTGTTTGAGGTTGCTCACCAGTGGTTCTGGCTATATGAGCAAACAGCAGGTGGCTCATCCACAGCCCGTGAAGGGGCTACAAGCTGTAGTGCCAGTGGGATCAGGGCAGCTGGGGAGGCTGGGCGGGGGCTGCCTGAGGGCAGGGGGGGCCCAGGGACTGAGCCGGTTACAGTGGCGGCGGCAGCAGTGACAGCAGCCACAGTGGTGCCAGTCATCTCGGTGGGGTCCAGTTTATATCCAGGTCCAGGACTGGGGCATGGTCATTCCCCTGGCCTGCACCCCTACACTGCTCTACAGCCCCACCTGCCCTGCAGCCCTCAATACCTCACCCACCCAGCTCACCCCGCCCACCCCATGCCTCATATGCCCCGGCCTGCCGTCTTCCCAGTGGCCAGCTCTGCATACCCGCAG GGTGTGCATCCTGCATTCCTAGGGGCTCAGTACCCTTACTCGGTGACTCCCCCCTCACTTGCTGCCACTGCTGTGTCTTTCCCCGTCCCTTCCATGGCACCCATCACAGTACATCCCTACCACACAGAGCCAGGGCTCCCACTGCCCACCAGTGTGGCCTGTGAGTTGTGGGGACAGGGAACAG TGAGCAGTGTCCATCCAGCTTCCACGTTTCCAGCCATCCAGGGTGCCTCACTGCCTGCCCTGACCACACAGCCCAGCCCTCTGGTGAGCGGGGGTTTTCCACCACCCGAGGAGGAGACCCACAGCCAGCCTGTCAACCCGCACAGCCTACACCACCTGCATGCTGCCTACCGCGTCG GAATGCTGGCACTGGAGATGCTGGGTCGCCGGGCACACAACGATCACCCCAACAACTTCTCTCGCTCCCCTCCCTACACTGATGATGTCAAATGGTTGCTGGGGCTGGCGGCAAAGCTGG gagTGAACTACGTGCACCAGTTCTGTGTGGGGGCAGCCAAGGGGGTGCTGAGCCCGTTTGTGCTGCAGGAGATCGTCATGGAGACGCTGCAGCGGCTGAGCCCTGCTCACGCCCACAACCACCTGCGTGCCCCGGCCTTCCACCAGCTGGTGCAGCGCTGCCAGCAGGCATACATGCAG TACATCCACCACCGCCTGATTCACCTGACCCCTGCCGACTACGACGACTTTGTGAATGCCATCCGCAGCGCTCGCAGCGCCTTCTGCCTGACACCCATGGGTATGATGCAGTTCAACGACATCCTGCAGAATCTCAAGCGCAGCAAACAGACCAAGGAGCTGTGGCAGCGGGTCTCACTCGAGATGACCACCTTCTCCCCCTGA